The Rhinolophus ferrumequinum isolate MPI-CBG mRhiFer1 chromosome 6, mRhiFer1_v1.p, whole genome shotgun sequence genome has a window encoding:
- the SERPINA6 gene encoding corticosteroid-binding globulin, which translates to MLLALYTCLLWLSTGGLWTVQAQDTDADMSTRSHHRNLAPNNVDFAFGLYKHLVASTPDKNVFISPVSISMALAMLSLGACNDTRAQILQGLGFNLTEKSEAEIHQGFWSLHRLLRESDTSLEMTMGNALFLNQSLELQESFSANTKRYYELDALTTDFQDWARAGRQINDYIKNKTHGKMVDLFSELDSPAILILVNYIFFKGTWAHPFIWESTREENFYVNKTTLVKVPMMFQSREIKYLNDQELPCQLVQLDYMGNGTVFFVLPEEGKVDMVITALSRDTIKRWSSSLISGHVDLYIPKVSISEAYDIGSLLEDMGLADLLYNQADFSGITHEAQLKVSKVVHEAMLQLDEKGVMAAAPTAVPRNVTSEPLTIQFNRPFIVMIFDNFTWSSLFLVKVVNPT; encoded by the exons ATGCTGCTTGCCCTGTACACCTGTCTCCTCTGGCTGTCCACCGGTGGCCTCTGGACTGTCCAGGCTCAAGACACCGATGCTGACATGAGCACAAGGAGCCATCACCGGAACTTGGCTCCAAACAATGTTGACTTTGCCTTTGGCCTTTATAAGCACCTAGTGGCCTCAACTCCTGACAAAAACGTCTTCATTTCCCCCGTCAGCATTTCCATGGCGTTGGCTATGCTTTCCCTGGGTGCCTGCAATGACACACGGGCCCAGATTCTCCAGGGCTTGGGCTTCAACCTCACTGAGAAGTCCGAGGCCGAGATCCACCAGGGATTCTGGTCCCTCCACCGCCTTCTTAGGGAGTCAGACACCAGCTTGGAAATGACCATGGGCAACGCCTTGTTCCTCAACCAGAGCCTGGAGCTTCAAGAGTCGTTCTCAGCAAACACCAAGCGTTACTATGAGTTGGATGCCTTGACTACAGATTTCCAGGACTGGGCCAGAGCCGGCAGACAAATCAATGACTATATCAAGAATAAGACCCACGGGAAGATGGTTGACTTGTTCTCGGAGCTGGATAGCCCAGCCATACTTATCCTGGTCAACTACATCTTCTTCAAAG gcaCATGGGCACACCCCTTCATATGGGAAAGTACCAGGGAGGAGAACTTCTACGTGAACAAGACAACCCTCGTGAAGGTGCCCATGATGTTCCAGTCACGTGAGATCAAGTACCTCAACGACCAGGAACTCCCCTGCCAGCTGGTGCAGCTGGACTACATGGGCAATGGGACCGTCTTCTTCGTCCTTCCGGAGGAGGGGAAGGTGGACATGGTCATCACTGCCCTGAGCCGGGACACCATAAAGAGGTGGTCCAGTTCCCTGATCAGTGG CCATGTGGACCTGTACATCCCGAAGGTCTCCATCTCCGAAGCCTATGACATTGGGAGCCTCCTGGAGGACATGGGCCTTGCAGACTTGCTCTACAACCAGGCGGATTTCTCAGGCATCACCCACGAGGCCCAGCTGAAGGTGTCAAAG GTGGTCCATGAGGCCATGCTGCAGCTCGATGAGAAGGGAGTGATGGCAGCCGCCCCCACTGCAGTCCCCCGAAACGTGACGTCCGAGCCTCTCACCATCCAGTTCAACCGGCCCTTCATCGTCATGATCTTCGACAACTTCACGTGGAGCAGCCTTTTCCTGGTCAAGGTTGTGAATCCGACATAA